A single Nicotiana tabacum cultivar K326 chromosome 5, ASM71507v2, whole genome shotgun sequence DNA region contains:
- the LOC142180749 gene encoding secreted RxLR effector protein 161-like, whose product MEGIDYNEVFSLVVKHTSIRVLLDLVALHDLELEQLDVKTAFLHDMSPKIDEEMEQMSSVPYSSVVGSIMYDMVCTRPDISYAISVMSRYMACPSKEHWQAMKWILRYLKGTADVGLTFYKDKLSESLVGYVDSDYAWDLDKRRSLTGYIFTLSGIVISWKETLHSVIVLSAIEAEYIAITEVVKEAIWLQGLVSDLGLAQKKTQVFCDIQSVIHLTKNYMFHERTKHIKARHHFI is encoded by the exons ATGGAGGGGAtagattacaatgaagtgttctCTCTAGTGGTAAAGCATACCTCTATTAGGGTCTTACTGGATTTGGTGGCTCTTCATGATTTAGAACTAGAGCAATtagatgtgaaaactgcattctTGCATG ACATGTCACCAAAAATAGACGAGGAGATGGAGCAGATGTCTAGTGTTCCATATTCGAGTGTTGTGGGTAGCATTATGTATGATATGGTTTGCACTCGCCCTGACATTTCATATGCTATTAGTGTTATGAGTAGATATATGGCGTGTCCTAGTAAAGAACATTGGCAAGCGATGAAGTGGATCTTGAGATACTTGAAGGGTACTGCAGATGTAGGCTTGACTTTTTACAAAGACAAGTTGAGTGAATCCTTAGTTGGCTATGTCGATTCAGATTATGCATGGGACTTGGATAAGAGAAGATCTCTGACAGGTTATATTTTTACTCTTTCTGGTATTGTCATCAGTTGGAAGGAGACATTGCACTCTGTCATTGTTTTGTCTGCCATAGAAGCTGAGTATATAGCGATTACGGAAGTAGTTAAAGAGGCTATTTGGCTACAAGGCTTGGTAAGTGATCTTGGACTAGCTCAGAAGAAGACACAAGTTTTTTGTGACATTCAGAGTGTCATTCATCTTACTAAGAATTATATGTTTCATGAGCGGACGAAGCATATTAAAGCCAGACATCACTTTATTTGA